One Antennarius striatus isolate MH-2024 chromosome 17, ASM4005453v1, whole genome shotgun sequence genomic window carries:
- the senp2 gene encoding sentrin-specific protease 2 isoform X2: protein MYGWIIDGISSLFEPVSGQNPTEWARKGNVSQEEYSRPGDSAGEQQRENHSRPAKRNYQSVDVADNICQSDPVEVKRRRRDVVISFVKKTVAGVAGLLRLRNPLTTRSEKPRHYDETQPVTLMGIDELHTSWLNSTEWRMSKPMGGLNERGGKNPLQSSSPTLMRKHRVGLPPAVPDRGKERDRRGSLQLLPSRPTIWVGTSNPDTACNGFGHNRCYKPNLTVEEAIRQNNKEHYRRLLEMVTEKYSKSQPLPFNQTKPQDESSQCGPKTAASGKASEAFPRKTGYTASPAVFQWKYGSAVKDRRTGLTFGKTFSGTFEDTQPARCTKRQVTDVDLSTEVATRLNLEDRETPAVGLPDIHSTHTRYSDEDIPRLTKEMAAEVTCALSQSDPNVVLSAAFKLRITQRDLSTLQEGSWLNDEVINFYLSLVMERSSGQAAALKVYSFSTFFFPKLQSGGGVQEGGHAAVRRWTKAVDLFFHDLILVPLHLGVHWAMAVIDFNSKTVKSYDSMDQRHDDICRILLLYLQEEHKIKKGRELDSSKWTVGSLRATEIPQQRNGSDCGVFVCKYADYIAKGRPLTFKQCHMPLFRKLMIWEILNQKLL, encoded by the exons atgtatggatggataaTTGACGGAATTTCGTCGCTGTTCGAGCCCGTTAGTGGGCAAAACCCCACCGAGTGGGCCAGGAAAGGTAACGTTAGCCAGGAGGAATACTCGCGACCTGGCGATTCAGCGGGAGAACAGCAGCGAGAGAACCACAGCAGACCGGCTAAACGGAACTACCAGAG TGTTGATGTTGCAGACAATATTTGCCAGAGTGACCCAGTGGAGGTGAAAAGACGCAGAAGAg ATGTAGTTATAAGCTTTGTGAAAAAGACAGTGGCTGGGGTAGCAGGTCTGCTCAGGCTTCGGAACCCACTGACAACTCGGTCTGAGAAGCCCAGACACTATGACGAGACACAG CCCGTGACTCTGATGGGAATAGATGAGCTCCACACATCATGGCTGAACAGCACTGAGTGGAGAATGA GTAAACCAATGGGTGGACTGAATGagaggggtgggaagaatccccTCCAGAGCTCGTCTCCGACTTTAATGAGGAAACACAG GGTGGGGCTGCCTCCAGCGGTCCCTGACAGAGGGAAGGAAAGGGACAGGAGAGGTTCCCTCCAGCTGCTGCCCTCCAGACCAACTATATGGGTGGGAACCAGTAATCCTGATACAGCCTGCAATGGTTTTGGACATAACCGCTGCTACAAACCCAATCTTACAGTGGAAgag GCCATAAGGCAGAATAATAAGGAGCACTACAGGCGATTGCTTGAGATGGTGACAGAGAAATACAGCAAAAGCCAGCCACTACCGTTCAACCAAACAAAACCGCAAGA TGAGTCATCACAGTGTGGTCCCAAAACTGCTGCCTCAGGGAAAGCTTCGGAAGCATTTCCCAGAAAGACTGGATACACAG CTTCTCCAGCTGTGTTTCAATGGAAGTATGGATCTGCAGTCAAGGACAG GAGGACAGGCTTGACATTTGGTAAGACATTCAGTGGAACCTTTGAGGACACTCAGCCTGCTAGATGTacaaag CGACAGGTAACAGATGTGGACCTTTCTACAGAAGTAGCTACTCGCCTTAATCTGGAGGACAGGGAGACCCCTGCTGTAGGTCTTCCAGACATACATTCAACACACACAAGATACAGTGATGAAGACATACCTCGGTTGACAAAG GAAATGGCAGCAGAGGTGACTTGTGCTCTGAGTCAGAGTGATCCTAACGTGGTTCTGAGTGCGGCTTTCAAATTACGCATCACACAGAGAGACCTGTCCACGCTGCAAGAAGGCAGCTGGCTAAACGATGAG GTCATTAACTTCTACCTGTCCCTGGTCATGGAGCGGAGCTCTGGTCAAGCAGCAGCACTAAAAGTCTACTCGTTCAGCACCTTCTTCTTCCCCAAGCTGCAGAGCGGAGGAGGCGTGCAGGAGGGGGGTCATGCTGCCGTGAGGCGCTGGACCAAAGCCGTCGACCTTTTTTTCCACGACCTCATCCTGGTCCCTCTGCATCTGGGCGTCCACTGGGCAATGGCT GTGATTGATTTCAATTCAAAGACAGTGAAGTCCTATGACTCTATGGACCAGAGACACGATGACATATGTCGTATTTTACT ACTCTATCTTCAAGAGgagcacaaaataaagaaaggcAGAGAGCTTGACAGCTCCAAATGGACCGTTGGAAGTTTAAGGGCCACT GAAATTCCCCAGCAGAGGAATGGTAGTGATTGTGGTGTTTTTGTCTGTAAGTACGCTGACTATATCGCTAAAGGAAGGCCTCTCACCTTTAAACAG TGCCACATGCCTCTCTTCAGGAAGTTAATGATTTGGGAAATCCTCAATCAGAAGCTGCTATAG
- the senp2 gene encoding sentrin-specific protease 2 isoform X1: MYGWIIDGISSLFEPVSGQNPTEWARKGNVSQEEYSRPGDSAGEQQRENHSRPAKRNYQSVDVADNICQSDPVEVKRRRRDVVISFVKKTVAGVAGLLRLRNPLTTRSEKPRHYDETQPVTLMGIDELHTSWLNSTEWRMSKPMGGLNERGGKNPLQSSSPTLMRKHRVGLPPAVPDRGKERDRRGSLQLLPSRPTIWVGTSNPDTACNGFGHNRCYKPNLTVEEAIRQNNKEHYRRLLEMVTEKYSKSQPLPFNQTKPQDESSQCGPKTAASGKASEAFPRKTGYTASPAVFQWKYGSAVKDRRTGLTFGKTFSGTFEDTQPARCTKQRQVTDVDLSTEVATRLNLEDRETPAVGLPDIHSTHTRYSDEDIPRLTKEMAAEVTCALSQSDPNVVLSAAFKLRITQRDLSTLQEGSWLNDEVINFYLSLVMERSSGQAAALKVYSFSTFFFPKLQSGGGVQEGGHAAVRRWTKAVDLFFHDLILVPLHLGVHWAMAVIDFNSKTVKSYDSMDQRHDDICRILLLYLQEEHKIKKGRELDSSKWTVGSLRATEIPQQRNGSDCGVFVCKYADYIAKGRPLTFKQCHMPLFRKLMIWEILNQKLL, encoded by the exons atgtatggatggataaTTGACGGAATTTCGTCGCTGTTCGAGCCCGTTAGTGGGCAAAACCCCACCGAGTGGGCCAGGAAAGGTAACGTTAGCCAGGAGGAATACTCGCGACCTGGCGATTCAGCGGGAGAACAGCAGCGAGAGAACCACAGCAGACCGGCTAAACGGAACTACCAGAG TGTTGATGTTGCAGACAATATTTGCCAGAGTGACCCAGTGGAGGTGAAAAGACGCAGAAGAg ATGTAGTTATAAGCTTTGTGAAAAAGACAGTGGCTGGGGTAGCAGGTCTGCTCAGGCTTCGGAACCCACTGACAACTCGGTCTGAGAAGCCCAGACACTATGACGAGACACAG CCCGTGACTCTGATGGGAATAGATGAGCTCCACACATCATGGCTGAACAGCACTGAGTGGAGAATGA GTAAACCAATGGGTGGACTGAATGagaggggtgggaagaatccccTCCAGAGCTCGTCTCCGACTTTAATGAGGAAACACAG GGTGGGGCTGCCTCCAGCGGTCCCTGACAGAGGGAAGGAAAGGGACAGGAGAGGTTCCCTCCAGCTGCTGCCCTCCAGACCAACTATATGGGTGGGAACCAGTAATCCTGATACAGCCTGCAATGGTTTTGGACATAACCGCTGCTACAAACCCAATCTTACAGTGGAAgag GCCATAAGGCAGAATAATAAGGAGCACTACAGGCGATTGCTTGAGATGGTGACAGAGAAATACAGCAAAAGCCAGCCACTACCGTTCAACCAAACAAAACCGCAAGA TGAGTCATCACAGTGTGGTCCCAAAACTGCTGCCTCAGGGAAAGCTTCGGAAGCATTTCCCAGAAAGACTGGATACACAG CTTCTCCAGCTGTGTTTCAATGGAAGTATGGATCTGCAGTCAAGGACAG GAGGACAGGCTTGACATTTGGTAAGACATTCAGTGGAACCTTTGAGGACACTCAGCCTGCTAGATGTacaaag CAGCGACAGGTAACAGATGTGGACCTTTCTACAGAAGTAGCTACTCGCCTTAATCTGGAGGACAGGGAGACCCCTGCTGTAGGTCTTCCAGACATACATTCAACACACACAAGATACAGTGATGAAGACATACCTCGGTTGACAAAG GAAATGGCAGCAGAGGTGACTTGTGCTCTGAGTCAGAGTGATCCTAACGTGGTTCTGAGTGCGGCTTTCAAATTACGCATCACACAGAGAGACCTGTCCACGCTGCAAGAAGGCAGCTGGCTAAACGATGAG GTCATTAACTTCTACCTGTCCCTGGTCATGGAGCGGAGCTCTGGTCAAGCAGCAGCACTAAAAGTCTACTCGTTCAGCACCTTCTTCTTCCCCAAGCTGCAGAGCGGAGGAGGCGTGCAGGAGGGGGGTCATGCTGCCGTGAGGCGCTGGACCAAAGCCGTCGACCTTTTTTTCCACGACCTCATCCTGGTCCCTCTGCATCTGGGCGTCCACTGGGCAATGGCT GTGATTGATTTCAATTCAAAGACAGTGAAGTCCTATGACTCTATGGACCAGAGACACGATGACATATGTCGTATTTTACT ACTCTATCTTCAAGAGgagcacaaaataaagaaaggcAGAGAGCTTGACAGCTCCAAATGGACCGTTGGAAGTTTAAGGGCCACT GAAATTCCCCAGCAGAGGAATGGTAGTGATTGTGGTGTTTTTGTCTGTAAGTACGCTGACTATATCGCTAAAGGAAGGCCTCTCACCTTTAAACAG TGCCACATGCCTCTCTTCAGGAAGTTAATGATTTGGGAAATCCTCAATCAGAAGCTGCTATAG
- the LOC137610921 gene encoding transformer-2 protein homolog alpha-like, translating to MSDNEKEFREQDSRHGSRSASPRQAARSTSQSPVQSKDGSRQSRSRSRSRSRSKSRSRSHRSSRRHYSRSRSRSHRRHSRSRSRSWRRRRSHSRSPMSNRRRHIGNRANPDPNSCLGVFGLSLYTTERDLRDVFSKYGPLSNVNIVYDQQSRRSRGFAFVYFENSEDSKEAKERANGMELDGRRIRVDFSITKRAHTPTPGIYMGRPTYGGGGGGGGGCGGSRRNSRDYDRGYDRGYDRGYDRDYDRYDDREYRSYRRRSPSPYYNRGYRSRSRSRSYSPRHY from the exons ATGAGCGACAACGAGAAAGAATTCAGGGAGCAG GACTCTCGTCATGGCTCAAGGAGTGCATCCCCCCGACAGGCTGCAAGATCTACCAGCCAGTCTCCTGTTCAGTCTAAAGATGGCTCCCGTCAGTCCAGGTCCCGATCTCGTTCCCGTTCCAGATCAAAATCCAG GTCCCGTTCCCACCGGAGTTCACGCAGGCACTACTCTCGTTCTCGCTCCCGCTCCCATCGCCGTCACTCCAGGAGCCGATCTCGTAGCTGGCGCCGGCGAAGGAGCCATAGCCGTTCCCCCATGTCAAACCGTCGCAGACACATTGGAAACAGg GCCAACCCAGATCCCAACAGCTGTCTGGGTGTGTTTGGACTGAGTCTGTACACCACTGAGAGGGATCTCAGGGATGTCTTCTCTAAATATGGCCCCTTGAGTAACGTCAACATTGTGTACGACCAGCAGTCTCGTCGCTCAAGAGGCTTTGCTTTTGTCTACTTTGAAAACTCTGAGGACTCTAAAGAG GCTAAGGAGCGTGCTAATGGAATGGAACTCGATGGTCGAAGGATTCGTGTTGATTTCTCCATTACAAAACGAGCCCACACTCCCACTCCTGGAATATACATGGGACGCCCGACATA tggtggtggcggcggcggcggcggtggttGTGGTGGTTCACGCCGCAACTCAAGAGATTACGACAGGGGCTACGATAGAGGCTATGACCGAGGTTATGATCGTGACTATGATCGCTATGACGACCGAGAATACAGATCATACAG ACGCAGATCTCCGTCTCCTTATTATAACCGAGGCTACCGCTCACGATCCCGCTCACGATCCTACTCACCAC GTCACTACTGA
- the LOC137610752 gene encoding obg-like ATPase 1 isoform X1, translated as MQFPQMPPKKGEAPKPPPLIGRFGTSLKIGIVGLPNVGKSTFFNVLTKSQASAENFPFCTIDPNESRVPVPDERFDYLCQYHKPASKVPAFLNVVDIAGLVKGAHSGQGLGNAFLSHINACDGIFHMTRAFDDEDIVHVEGNVDPVRDIEIIHEELRLKDEEMIVPIIDKLEKTAVRGGDKKLKPEYDIMLKIRNWIQEEKKHVRFYHDWNDKEIEVLNKYLLLTSKPMIYLVNLSEKDYIRKKNKWLVKIKEWVDKHDPGALVIPVSGALESKLLDMEGEEERKKYCEEQKTQSTLTKIIKTGYAALQLEYFFTAGPDEVRAWTVRKGTKAPQAAGKIHTDFEKGFIMAEVMKYNDFKEEGSENAVKAAGKYRQQGRNYIVEDGDIIFFKFNTPNAPKKK; from the exons ATGCAATTCCCTCAGATGCCCCCCAAAAAGGGAGAAGCCCCAAAACCACCTCCATTAATTGGACGATTTGGAACATCTCTGAAAATAGGCATTGTGGGATTACCAAATGTTGG GAAATCCACCTTTTTCAATGTGCTGACGAAAAGCCAAGCTTCTGCAGAAAACTTCCCATTCTGTACTATTGATCCGAATGAGAGCAGGGTACCAGTGCCTGATGAGCGCTTTGATTATCTCTGCCAGTACCACAAACCGGCCAG TAAGGTTCCAGCGTTTCTAAATGTTGTGGACATTGCTGGTCTGGTGAAGGGAGCTCACTCGGGACAAGGGCTTGGAAACGCCTTTCTCTCCCACATCAATGCCTGTGATGGCATCTTCCACATGACTC GTGCTTTTGATGATGAGGACATTGTCCATGTGGAGGGTAATGTTGACCCAGTGAGGGACATAGAGATCATCCACGAGGAGCTGCGACTAAAAGACGAGGAAATGATCGTTCCAATTATTGACAAACTGGAGAAAACTGCCGTTAGGGGGGGTGACAAAAAGCTCAAACCTGAATAT GACATTATGTTGAAGATCAGGAACTGGATccaggaagagaagaaacatGTTAGATTTTACCATGACTGGAATGACAAAGAG ATCGAGGTGTTGAACAAATACCTGCTCCTGACATCCAAGCCCATGATCTACCTGGTTAATCTGTCAGAGAAGGATTATATCAGGAAAAAGAACAAGTG GTTGGTGAAAATCAAAGAGTGGGTAGATAAGCACGACCCTGGTGCTCTGGTGATTCCTGTAAGTGGAGCTCTTGAGTCTAAACTGCTGGacatggagggggaggaggagaggaaaaagtaCTGTGAGGAGCAGAAGACACAGAG TACTCTGACCAAAATAATAAAGACCGGCTATGCAGCGCTACAGCTGGAATATTTCTTTACAGCTGGACCAGATGAGGTGCGAGCATGGACCGtcagg AAAGGCACCAAGGCTCCTCAAGCTGCAGGAAAAATTCACACCGACTTTGAGAAAGGCTTCATCATGGCCGAAGTCATGAAATATAATGACTTCAAAGAGGAGGGCAGTGAAAATGCTGTCAAG GCTGCTGGGAAATACAGGCAACAGGGCAGGAACTACATCGTAGAGGACGGAGACATcatctttttcaaatttaacacaCCCAATGCGCCTAAAAAGAAATGA
- the LOC137610752 gene encoding obg-like ATPase 1 isoform X2, which yields MPPKKGEAPKPPPLIGRFGTSLKIGIVGLPNVGKSTFFNVLTKSQASAENFPFCTIDPNESRVPVPDERFDYLCQYHKPASKVPAFLNVVDIAGLVKGAHSGQGLGNAFLSHINACDGIFHMTRAFDDEDIVHVEGNVDPVRDIEIIHEELRLKDEEMIVPIIDKLEKTAVRGGDKKLKPEYDIMLKIRNWIQEEKKHVRFYHDWNDKEIEVLNKYLLLTSKPMIYLVNLSEKDYIRKKNKWLVKIKEWVDKHDPGALVIPVSGALESKLLDMEGEEERKKYCEEQKTQSTLTKIIKTGYAALQLEYFFTAGPDEVRAWTVRKGTKAPQAAGKIHTDFEKGFIMAEVMKYNDFKEEGSENAVKAAGKYRQQGRNYIVEDGDIIFFKFNTPNAPKKK from the exons ATGCCCCCCAAAAAGGGAGAAGCCCCAAAACCACCTCCATTAATTGGACGATTTGGAACATCTCTGAAAATAGGCATTGTGGGATTACCAAATGTTGG GAAATCCACCTTTTTCAATGTGCTGACGAAAAGCCAAGCTTCTGCAGAAAACTTCCCATTCTGTACTATTGATCCGAATGAGAGCAGGGTACCAGTGCCTGATGAGCGCTTTGATTATCTCTGCCAGTACCACAAACCGGCCAG TAAGGTTCCAGCGTTTCTAAATGTTGTGGACATTGCTGGTCTGGTGAAGGGAGCTCACTCGGGACAAGGGCTTGGAAACGCCTTTCTCTCCCACATCAATGCCTGTGATGGCATCTTCCACATGACTC GTGCTTTTGATGATGAGGACATTGTCCATGTGGAGGGTAATGTTGACCCAGTGAGGGACATAGAGATCATCCACGAGGAGCTGCGACTAAAAGACGAGGAAATGATCGTTCCAATTATTGACAAACTGGAGAAAACTGCCGTTAGGGGGGGTGACAAAAAGCTCAAACCTGAATAT GACATTATGTTGAAGATCAGGAACTGGATccaggaagagaagaaacatGTTAGATTTTACCATGACTGGAATGACAAAGAG ATCGAGGTGTTGAACAAATACCTGCTCCTGACATCCAAGCCCATGATCTACCTGGTTAATCTGTCAGAGAAGGATTATATCAGGAAAAAGAACAAGTG GTTGGTGAAAATCAAAGAGTGGGTAGATAAGCACGACCCTGGTGCTCTGGTGATTCCTGTAAGTGGAGCTCTTGAGTCTAAACTGCTGGacatggagggggaggaggagaggaaaaagtaCTGTGAGGAGCAGAAGACACAGAG TACTCTGACCAAAATAATAAAGACCGGCTATGCAGCGCTACAGCTGGAATATTTCTTTACAGCTGGACCAGATGAGGTGCGAGCATGGACCGtcagg AAAGGCACCAAGGCTCCTCAAGCTGCAGGAAAAATTCACACCGACTTTGAGAAAGGCTTCATCATGGCCGAAGTCATGAAATATAATGACTTCAAAGAGGAGGGCAGTGAAAATGCTGTCAAG GCTGCTGGGAAATACAGGCAACAGGGCAGGAACTACATCGTAGAGGACGGAGACATcatctttttcaaatttaacacaCCCAATGCGCCTAAAAAGAAATGA
- the LOC137610752 gene encoding obg-like ATPase 1 isoform X3 translates to MLGMCKLKSTFFNVLTKSQASAENFPFCTIDPNESRVPVPDERFDYLCQYHKPASKVPAFLNVVDIAGLVKGAHSGQGLGNAFLSHINACDGIFHMTRAFDDEDIVHVEGNVDPVRDIEIIHEELRLKDEEMIVPIIDKLEKTAVRGGDKKLKPEYDIMLKIRNWIQEEKKHVRFYHDWNDKEIEVLNKYLLLTSKPMIYLVNLSEKDYIRKKNKWLVKIKEWVDKHDPGALVIPVSGALESKLLDMEGEEERKKYCEEQKTQSTLTKIIKTGYAALQLEYFFTAGPDEVRAWTVRKGTKAPQAAGKIHTDFEKGFIMAEVMKYNDFKEEGSENAVKAAGKYRQQGRNYIVEDGDIIFFKFNTPNAPKKK, encoded by the exons ATGTTGGGTATGTGCAAGTT GAAATCCACCTTTTTCAATGTGCTGACGAAAAGCCAAGCTTCTGCAGAAAACTTCCCATTCTGTACTATTGATCCGAATGAGAGCAGGGTACCAGTGCCTGATGAGCGCTTTGATTATCTCTGCCAGTACCACAAACCGGCCAG TAAGGTTCCAGCGTTTCTAAATGTTGTGGACATTGCTGGTCTGGTGAAGGGAGCTCACTCGGGACAAGGGCTTGGAAACGCCTTTCTCTCCCACATCAATGCCTGTGATGGCATCTTCCACATGACTC GTGCTTTTGATGATGAGGACATTGTCCATGTGGAGGGTAATGTTGACCCAGTGAGGGACATAGAGATCATCCACGAGGAGCTGCGACTAAAAGACGAGGAAATGATCGTTCCAATTATTGACAAACTGGAGAAAACTGCCGTTAGGGGGGGTGACAAAAAGCTCAAACCTGAATAT GACATTATGTTGAAGATCAGGAACTGGATccaggaagagaagaaacatGTTAGATTTTACCATGACTGGAATGACAAAGAG ATCGAGGTGTTGAACAAATACCTGCTCCTGACATCCAAGCCCATGATCTACCTGGTTAATCTGTCAGAGAAGGATTATATCAGGAAAAAGAACAAGTG GTTGGTGAAAATCAAAGAGTGGGTAGATAAGCACGACCCTGGTGCTCTGGTGATTCCTGTAAGTGGAGCTCTTGAGTCTAAACTGCTGGacatggagggggaggaggagaggaaaaagtaCTGTGAGGAGCAGAAGACACAGAG TACTCTGACCAAAATAATAAAGACCGGCTATGCAGCGCTACAGCTGGAATATTTCTTTACAGCTGGACCAGATGAGGTGCGAGCATGGACCGtcagg AAAGGCACCAAGGCTCCTCAAGCTGCAGGAAAAATTCACACCGACTTTGAGAAAGGCTTCATCATGGCCGAAGTCATGAAATATAATGACTTCAAAGAGGAGGGCAGTGAAAATGCTGTCAAG GCTGCTGGGAAATACAGGCAACAGGGCAGGAACTACATCGTAGAGGACGGAGACATcatctttttcaaatttaacacaCCCAATGCGCCTAAAAAGAAATGA